The Papaver somniferum cultivar HN1 unplaced genomic scaffold, ASM357369v1 unplaced-scaffold_18, whole genome shotgun sequence genome includes a window with the following:
- the LOC113337982 gene encoding agamous-like MADS-box protein AGL14, with amino-acid sequence MGQKKIEIERIVDPQKRMVTFSKRREGIKSKATELCRLFADIIVCIIVFSPGGKAYTFTNSPVGVCNMVQRFLEEQRKGKKQESENVHRSKNSTQCRNKAGVGNGSIDSFWWDNIDNEELDSVEKLKSVKQSLEKLKQNLCARKEVLIASSSSSSSSTIEDLIIDEDCIIEDRIVEDAATTITEKHEAREACCKDQPNLDLSLNLGW; translated from the coding sequence ATGGGTCAAAAGAAGATAGAGATAGAAAGGATTGTTGATCCACAAAAGAGAATGGTAACTTTTTcgaaaagaagagaaggtatcaAGAGTAAAGCTACTGAACTATGCAGGTTATTTGCAGATATTATTGTCTGCATAATCGTATTCTCTCCTGGTGGAAAGGCTTACACCTTTACAAATTCTCCAGTGGGTGTTTGTAATATGGTTCAACGGTTCCTTGAAGAACAGAGGAAAGGTAAGAAACAAGAAAGTGAGAATGTTCATAGAAGTAAGAATTCTACACAATGCAGAAACAAGGCTGGTGTTGGGAATGGGAGTATTGATAGCTTTTGGTGGGACAATATAGACAATGAAGAACTCGATTCTGTGGAGAAGTTAAAGTCTGTGAAACAATCTTtggaaaaactaaaacaaaatttGTGTGCAAGAAAAGAGGTACTTATTGCATCATCTTCGTCATCGTCGTCTTCAACTATTGAAGACTTGATCATTGATGAAGACTGTATCATTGAAGACAGAATTGTGGAAGATGCCGCAACAACTATTACTGAAAAGCATGAAGCTAGGGAGGCGTGTTGCAAAGATCAGCCTAATCTTGATCTTAGTCTTAATCTTGGGTGGTAG